A DNA window from Halomicrobium mukohataei DSM 12286 contains the following coding sequences:
- a CDS encoding DUF7541 family protein: MNEEPGLSDQYGRASPWPLFVALGLVVSEVGVFLGLFTVAVFGLVLFGGSIAGILTESGYTSRPWPTLLGFGGLLAVAGLALVVWQVPLATVTLENFGRDGLLSRSVAIVAAGVILAAAGSVASVAEQTTV; the protein is encoded by the coding sequence ATGAACGAGGAGCCGGGATTGAGCGATCAGTACGGTCGAGCGAGCCCGTGGCCGCTGTTCGTCGCTCTGGGACTGGTCGTCTCGGAGGTCGGGGTCTTCCTGGGCCTGTTTACCGTCGCAGTGTTCGGACTGGTGTTGTTCGGTGGCAGTATCGCCGGCATCCTGACGGAGTCGGGGTACACGTCCCGCCCGTGGCCGACGCTGCTGGGCTTCGGTGGACTCCTTGCCGTCGCCGGACTCGCGCTCGTCGTCTGGCAGGTCCCGCTGGCGACGGTCACCCTGGAGAACTTCGGACGAGACGGTCTCCTCTCGCGCAGCGTCGCTATCGTGGCTGCCGGCGTGATCCTCGCGGCAGCCGGGAGCGTCGCCTCGGTCGCCGAGCAGACGACGGTCTGA
- a CDS encoding DUF7527 domain-containing protein encodes MSTRTVEQIDSWDTVPFSGGYEGLRELADSEFSGVVAGPSRLFMLNGNVVGILDGSIEDFEDADGTARKAPHPGLPLLAVMQEHSDEVRAKYYTEDTPIAEVDQTLSSGGFTGYVELSENVLSGDYYQIYHQGRSMSVAWVGNSDQLVTEDEAFEQANDEVGIYEVRPVDIEIVDVPEPTTPEPASSEETAGVSGQAPGDDGPADEPAPESAASPGPDTADEPTAPGDDGPADTTADDAGGGAAGHGGNTRTDPVAKTGTETTRRHEADADAREQTEPRRSEPSSTDERSDAAADSPAPSSESREPEQSPPDRTPEQSPDSHQRPRDRSQSDQTPAGDRSGEPTRRERETQSQPATDRPAGENATRASSEPVDPQPTDSVSEEPEAGRQPEPAGQSASGTGVAPAPNDPSAAGAGDLETRSIPSLDPSHSGTASAVAAADERSDPEPSAGTNGGVESDPEPERRQSRHPGAPADQQSATAEPEPDRTREPERSAEATERRRPQPGDEPERQPTGRADQQSADTAQRQPTDEPAPEPTDTTERVAELEQALEETEAERDQLQSELDTLANERDQLQSELEEARTEIERLEQRVEELSVEDDDVPAAETRLSQREAIDQTNLFVRYNSKGDATLAAVHSGNADRSGVDDNLRLEFHTQFDAATAAVGDTEFETFLPESIQYRFVDWLVRNLLYEIRDTGNPEAMSELFDALPQIDRAELNGQIAVEYTEDGEQHRSQEQFDVVVRDRMGNPLIVANINDSRDPATDDMMTDLITRAERVGSSNESLAGAFLVTESFFEPPALETAEEATSSGLLSRDKRKSFVNLSRKDGYHLCLVEARNQEFHLAVPEL; translated from the coding sequence ATGAGTACACGCACGGTCGAGCAGATCGACTCGTGGGACACCGTGCCCTTCTCGGGTGGGTACGAGGGGCTCCGCGAGCTGGCCGACTCGGAGTTTTCCGGCGTCGTCGCCGGTCCGTCTCGGCTGTTCATGCTCAACGGCAACGTCGTCGGAATCCTCGACGGATCGATCGAGGACTTCGAGGACGCCGATGGGACCGCACGGAAAGCACCGCATCCCGGACTGCCGTTGCTGGCAGTCATGCAAGAGCACTCCGACGAGGTCAGGGCGAAGTACTACACCGAGGACACGCCCATCGCCGAGGTCGACCAGACGCTCTCCAGTGGCGGTTTCACCGGCTACGTCGAGCTCTCGGAGAACGTTCTCTCGGGCGACTACTACCAGATCTACCACCAGGGGCGCTCGATGAGCGTCGCCTGGGTGGGCAACAGCGACCAGCTCGTGACCGAAGACGAGGCCTTCGAGCAGGCCAACGACGAAGTCGGGATCTACGAGGTCCGGCCGGTCGACATCGAGATCGTCGACGTGCCGGAGCCGACGACGCCCGAGCCGGCGTCGAGCGAGGAGACGGCAGGTGTTTCCGGCCAAGCGCCGGGCGACGACGGGCCAGCGGACGAACCCGCCCCGGAATCGGCTGCGTCTCCGGGCCCGGACACTGCCGACGAGCCGACAGCGCCGGGCGACGACGGACCAGCCGACACCACCGCAGACGACGCCGGTGGGGGTGCGGCGGGACACGGCGGGAACACCCGAACGGATCCCGTCGCGAAGACGGGGACAGAGACGACACGGCGCCACGAAGCGGACGCCGACGCCCGCGAACAGACCGAGCCACGCAGGTCAGAGCCGTCGTCGACGGACGAACGGTCGGACGCGGCTGCGGACTCGCCCGCGCCGTCCTCCGAGTCCCGGGAACCCGAGCAGTCACCGCCGGACCGAACACCCGAGCAGTCGCCCGACAGCCACCAGCGTCCCCGCGACCGATCCCAGAGCGATCAGACGCCGGCCGGCGACAGATCCGGGGAGCCGACGCGGCGCGAACGGGAGACCCAGAGCCAGCCCGCGACCGACCGGCCTGCGGGCGAGAACGCGACACGCGCGTCCAGCGAGCCGGTCGATCCTCAGCCCACCGACAGCGTCTCGGAGGAACCCGAGGCGGGCAGACAGCCCGAACCAGCGGGGCAGTCCGCGAGTGGCACTGGCGTCGCGCCCGCGCCCAACGATCCGTCGGCCGCGGGTGCCGGTGACCTCGAAACTCGTTCTATCCCGTCGCTCGATCCGTCTCACTCCGGCACTGCGAGCGCGGTCGCGGCCGCCGACGAGCGCTCGGACCCGGAGCCGTCGGCCGGGACGAACGGCGGTGTCGAGAGCGACCCGGAGCCCGAGCGCCGCCAGTCTCGCCATCCCGGCGCACCGGCCGACCAGCAGTCGGCGACGGCTGAGCCGGAGCCGGACCGAACGCGCGAGCCCGAGCGCTCCGCCGAGGCGACCGAGCGCCGCCGTCCCCAGCCGGGAGACGAGCCCGAACGACAGCCGACGGGACGGGCCGACCAGCAGTCGGCGGACACGGCCCAACGTCAGCCGACGGACGAACCAGCGCCCGAGCCGACGGACACGACAGAGCGCGTCGCGGAACTCGAACAGGCTCTCGAAGAGACCGAGGCCGAGCGCGACCAGCTCCAGTCCGAACTCGACACGCTCGCGAACGAGCGCGATCAGCTCCAGTCCGAACTCGAAGAGGCTCGCACGGAGATCGAACGGCTCGAACAGCGCGTCGAGGAGCTGTCGGTCGAAGACGACGACGTGCCGGCCGCGGAGACGCGGCTGAGCCAGCGAGAGGCCATCGACCAGACGAACCTCTTCGTTCGCTACAACTCGAAAGGCGACGCGACGCTCGCTGCCGTCCACTCCGGGAACGCCGACCGATCTGGGGTCGACGACAATCTCAGACTGGAGTTTCACACGCAGTTCGACGCGGCGACGGCGGCGGTCGGTGACACGGAGTTCGAGACGTTCCTGCCCGAGAGCATCCAGTACCGGTTCGTCGACTGGCTCGTCAGGAACCTCCTCTACGAGATTCGCGACACCGGCAACCCCGAAGCGATGTCGGAGCTGTTCGACGCACTGCCACAGATCGACAGAGCGGAACTCAACGGGCAGATCGCCGTCGAATACACGGAAGACGGCGAGCAACACCGCTCCCAGGAGCAGTTCGACGTGGTCGTGCGCGACCGGATGGGGAATCCGCTGATCGTCGCCAACATCAACGACTCCCGCGATCCGGCGACTGACGACATGATGACCGACCTGATCACGCGGGCCGAACGAGTCGGGTCATCGAACGAGTCACTGGCCGGTGCCTTCCTCGTTACCGAGAGCTTCTTCGAACCGCCTGCGCTCGAAACGGCCGAGGAGGCGACTTCCAGCGGACTGCTGAGCCGCGACAAGCGAAAGAGCTTCGTCAACCTCTCGCGCAAGGACGGTTATCACCTCTGTCTGGTCGAGGCGCGCAACCAGGAGTTCCACCTCGCGGTCCCGGAACTGTAA
- a CDS encoding adenylosuccinate synthase gives MTVTIVGSQLGDEGKGGIVDVYGDAADIVVRYQGGDNAGHTVVDGGEEYKLSLVPSGAIRGKIGVLGNGCVVNPETLFDELDALRERGIEPDVRVAARAHVIFPYHRVLDGIEEDAKSEEGDLEAATTGRGIGPTYEDKAGRRGVRVGDLLDPETLRARLEYVVPQKRALAADVFGIETDEAFEVEPLFEQYREYGRRLREEGMVVNVGSFLDDAIDGGQNVMLEGAQGTSIDIDHGIYPYVTSSNPTAGGACTGTGLGPTTVGQGEVLGIVKAYLSRVGTGPLPTELAGVEGHTPGYEDSESPDVSADIAQPQSEEELAHYIREEGGEYGTVTGRARRVGWLDMPMLRHAARASGFTGIVVNHVDTLAGLDEIRVGHSYTLDGDELLSMPPTTERWGECAVNYRTFEGWDEQDWAAIADEGYDALPETARTYLEYVSDELDVPIYAVGVGPGREETIVCERPF, from the coding sequence ATGACCGTAACCATCGTCGGCTCGCAGCTCGGCGACGAAGGGAAAGGCGGGATCGTCGACGTCTACGGCGACGCGGCGGACATCGTCGTCCGCTATCAGGGCGGCGACAACGCCGGCCACACCGTCGTCGACGGCGGCGAGGAGTACAAGCTCTCCCTCGTTCCGAGCGGAGCCATCCGCGGGAAGATCGGCGTTCTCGGGAACGGGTGTGTCGTCAACCCCGAGACGCTGTTCGACGAACTCGACGCGCTGCGCGAGCGGGGGATCGAACCCGACGTTCGCGTCGCCGCTCGTGCCCACGTTATTTTCCCTTACCACCGCGTTCTCGACGGAATCGAAGAAGACGCAAAGAGCGAGGAAGGTGATCTCGAAGCGGCGACGACCGGCCGCGGTATCGGCCCGACCTACGAGGACAAGGCGGGCCGGCGCGGCGTTCGCGTCGGCGATCTGCTCGATCCCGAGACCCTCCGGGCCCGACTGGAGTACGTCGTCCCCCAGAAGCGTGCCCTCGCGGCGGACGTGTTCGGCATCGAGACCGACGAGGCCTTCGAGGTCGAGCCGCTCTTCGAGCAGTACCGCGAGTACGGCCGCCGACTCCGAGAGGAAGGCATGGTCGTCAACGTCGGCTCGTTCCTCGACGACGCCATCGACGGCGGCCAGAACGTCATGCTCGAAGGCGCTCAGGGCACCTCGATCGACATCGACCACGGAATCTACCCATACGTCACCTCCTCGAACCCGACGGCCGGCGGGGCCTGTACCGGGACCGGCCTGGGTCCGACCACGGTGGGCCAGGGCGAAGTCCTCGGGATCGTGAAAGCATACCTCTCACGCGTCGGTACCGGCCCGCTCCCGACGGAGCTGGCCGGCGTCGAGGGCCACACGCCCGGCTACGAGGACAGTGAGTCACCGGATGTCTCGGCGGACATCGCCCAGCCACAGAGCGAGGAGGAGCTGGCACACTACATCCGCGAAGAGGGCGGCGAGTACGGGACCGTCACCGGCCGCGCGCGCCGCGTCGGCTGGCTCGACATGCCCATGCTTCGCCACGCCGCGCGGGCCTCCGGCTTCACCGGGATCGTCGTCAACCACGTCGACACGCTCGCGGGACTGGACGAGATCCGGGTCGGCCACTCCTACACGCTCGACGGCGACGAACTGCTTTCGATGCCCCCGACGACCGAACGGTGGGGCGAGTGTGCGGTCAACTACCGGACCTTCGAGGGATGGGACGAGCAGGACTGGGCCGCGATCGCCGACGAGGGCTACGACGCGCTCCCGGAGACGGCCCGGACCTACCTGGAGTACGTCAGCGACGAACTCGACGTTCCGATCTACGCGGTCGGCGTCGGTCCCGGCCGCGAGGAGACGATCGTCTGCGAACGGCCGTTCTAG
- a CDS encoding methytransferase partner Trm112: MKEDLMDIICCPLDKHELDLEVDERDDEEVLAGSLVCTECGESYPIEDGIPNLLPPDMREDAPA; encoded by the coding sequence ATGAAGGAGGATCTGATGGACATCATCTGCTGTCCGCTCGACAAGCACGAGCTCGACCTCGAAGTCGACGAGCGCGACGACGAGGAAGTGCTCGCCGGCTCGCTGGTCTGTACGGAGTGTGGCGAGAGCTACCCGATCGAAGACGGGATCCCGAATCTCCTCCCGCCGGACATGCGCGAGGACGCGCCGGCCTGA
- a CDS encoding DUF7524 family protein — protein sequence MPDTLPVHVNRASLHSLEVADRFETDDSFEILLINHGEPTHVHLHVDDALSELASIEAPNHHVERESERRVRVTVHSHGSTFGKLKIATSYGAETRYVDVDIDEPIETEEPVQVDESLSKPQPRSDGRDDATGVSAVPWPLLALGLVAVALALVVAAWVGGTAAWLGAFVVVAAVAVATALAVGE from the coding sequence GTGCCTGATACGTTACCCGTGCACGTCAACAGGGCGTCGTTGCACTCGCTCGAAGTCGCCGACCGCTTCGAGACCGACGACTCCTTCGAGATCCTGTTGATCAACCACGGCGAGCCGACCCACGTTCACCTGCACGTAGACGACGCCCTCTCGGAACTGGCCTCGATCGAAGCGCCGAACCACCACGTCGAGCGCGAGTCCGAGCGGCGGGTTCGCGTCACCGTCCACAGCCACGGCTCGACGTTCGGCAAGCTCAAGATCGCTACCAGCTACGGGGCCGAGACTCGCTACGTCGACGTCGACATCGACGAGCCAATCGAGACCGAGGAGCCTGTCCAGGTCGACGAGTCGCTGTCCAAGCCCCAGCCCCGGTCGGACGGGCGCGACGACGCGACCGGCGTGAGCGCGGTTCCGTGGCCGTTGCTGGCTCTCGGGCTCGTCGCCGTCGCGCTGGCGCTCGTGGTCGCAGCCTGGGTCGGTGGGACGGCCGCCTGGCTCGGGGCGTTCGTCGTCGTCGCGGCCGTCGCCGTCGCGACCGCGCTCGCAGTCGGCGAGTGA
- a CDS encoding DR2241 family protein: MQGAHLDALVTTAADGIAFDGLAVEPDDRGYVVEVDGDSHTVETDDDLRRVATEYPAYVSNWYFWHASAPQKADRWAFLRWIEGAEERTVPERYDALAEGVTQTWGQLRITARIDDGNRRYDISHVDDTATDATPERYDDPLDARTLVKHDDDGKYRPLKTAPTLRTGWQFVDLDPADLVQTVEFVYPATVANWHRERTGDLDVNHWRETMERQSGIYGVVQTWDRGEGYEHVNWVAEACCDDSQCLKRREWEYDDETELDVDGGDGEFPCREPCSLVISAARRWTKLEGEQAQTYEFELTPSEKEQVERIVEAVANGETEAIREADVYDGANRYRTRFLRAKLFDDEGNLCGVETDAE, encoded by the coding sequence ATGCAGGGTGCCCACTTGGACGCACTGGTGACGACGGCAGCCGACGGCATCGCGTTCGACGGACTCGCCGTGGAACCGGACGACCGCGGTTACGTCGTCGAGGTCGACGGCGACAGTCACACGGTCGAGACCGACGACGACCTCCGTCGCGTCGCGACAGAGTACCCTGCGTACGTCTCGAACTGGTACTTCTGGCACGCGAGCGCGCCACAGAAGGCAGACCGGTGGGCGTTCCTCCGCTGGATCGAGGGGGCCGAAGAACGCACGGTGCCAGAGCGCTACGACGCGCTCGCCGAGGGCGTGACCCAGACCTGGGGACAGCTACGGATCACGGCCCGTATCGACGACGGCAATCGGCGCTACGACATCAGTCACGTCGACGACACGGCCACGGACGCGACGCCCGAACGCTACGACGACCCGCTCGACGCGCGAACGCTCGTCAAGCACGACGACGACGGCAAGTACCGTCCGCTGAAGACGGCTCCGACGCTGCGGACCGGCTGGCAGTTCGTCGACCTCGACCCGGCCGATCTGGTCCAGACCGTCGAGTTCGTCTACCCCGCGACAGTGGCCAACTGGCACCGCGAACGGACCGGCGACCTCGACGTCAACCACTGGCGCGAGACGATGGAGCGCCAGAGCGGGATCTACGGCGTGGTCCAGACCTGGGATCGCGGCGAGGGGTACGAACACGTCAACTGGGTCGCCGAGGCCTGCTGTGACGACTCGCAGTGTCTGAAGCGTCGGGAGTGGGAGTACGACGACGAGACCGAACTCGACGTCGACGGCGGTGACGGCGAGTTCCCGTGTCGCGAACCGTGCTCGCTGGTGATTTCTGCCGCGCGCCGCTGGACGAAGCTGGAAGGCGAACAGGCCCAGACCTACGAGTTCGAGCTCACCCCGAGCGAGAAAGAACAGGTCGAGCGGATCGTCGAGGCGGTGGCCAACGGCGAGACCGAAGCGATCAGGGAGGCCGACGTGTACGACGGAGCTAACCGCTACCGAACGCGATTCCTGCGGGCGAAGCTGTTCGACGACGAGGGGAACCTCTGTGGCGTCGAGACCGACGCGGAGTGA
- a CDS encoding CbiX/SirB N-terminal domain-containing protein, whose translation MQALVIAAHGSHLSAGSSTPTFDHADTIRAVSAFDEVRESFWKEEPHFREVLRTVDADEVYLVPLFISEGYFTEQVIPREFRLDEWEPELWDSDGTSADTATLTAEDTGQTIHYCGPAGTHDAMSDVIVQRAQSVTGDRDVGDGFGLAVVGHGTERNENSAKAIEYHADRIGERDRFDEVQALFMDEDPEIDDVTEYFESDDIVVVPLFVADGYHTEEDIPEDMGLTDDYRTGYDVPTTVDGHDIWYSGAVGTEPLMADVLLERAADAGADVGDAIQRVKSETGGAEARGD comes from the coding sequence ATGCAAGCGCTCGTCATCGCGGCCCACGGATCGCATCTCAGCGCCGGGTCATCGACGCCGACGTTCGACCACGCGGACACGATCCGCGCGGTGAGCGCCTTCGACGAGGTCCGCGAGAGCTTCTGGAAAGAGGAGCCACACTTCAGGGAAGTGCTGCGGACCGTCGACGCCGACGAGGTCTATCTCGTGCCGCTCTTTATCAGTGAGGGGTACTTCACCGAGCAGGTGATCCCCCGCGAGTTCCGCCTCGACGAGTGGGAGCCCGAGCTGTGGGACTCGGACGGCACCAGCGCCGACACGGCGACGCTGACGGCCGAAGACACCGGGCAGACGATCCACTACTGTGGTCCCGCCGGGACCCACGACGCGATGAGCGACGTGATCGTCCAGCGAGCCCAGTCCGTGACCGGCGATCGGGATGTCGGCGACGGCTTCGGGCTCGCGGTCGTCGGTCACGGCACGGAGCGCAACGAGAACTCCGCGAAGGCCATCGAGTACCACGCCGACCGCATCGGGGAGCGCGACCGCTTCGACGAAGTGCAGGCGCTGTTCATGGACGAGGACCCCGAGATCGACGACGTGACGGAGTACTTCGAGAGCGACGACATCGTCGTCGTGCCGCTGTTCGTCGCCGACGGCTACCACACCGAGGAAGACATCCCCGAGGACATGGGGTTGACCGACGACTACCGGACCGGATACGACGTGCCCACGACGGTCGACGGCCACGACATCTGGTACTCCGGTGCCGTCGGAACGGAGCCCCTGATGGCCGACGTGTTGCTCGAACGGGCCGCCGACGCGGGCGCGGACGTGGGCGACGCGATCCAGCGAGTGAAATCCGAGACCGGCGGGGCAGAGGCCAGGGGCGACTGA
- a CDS encoding DUF7523 family protein, whose product MASLAARTREAVRARPFLYDALRAGVVNYTAAARWLSVEGDTEAVATALRRYAEELDGDAGPESDARVAMRSGLGRADDEDALIAVADAAYAPDSGSLTGIVVAGLTGVDTFERVLGALRAAGIGVDAAGFAAETALVVVGRRDGPDAVRAVEAALEA is encoded by the coding sequence ATGGCATCACTCGCAGCGCGAACGCGCGAGGCCGTCCGTGCGAGACCGTTCCTCTACGACGCGCTCCGGGCCGGCGTGGTCAACTACACCGCCGCCGCCCGCTGGCTCTCCGTTGAGGGCGACACCGAGGCCGTCGCGACCGCGCTCCGGCGCTACGCCGAGGAACTGGACGGCGACGCTGGCCCCGAATCCGACGCGCGCGTCGCGATGCGCAGCGGCCTCGGCCGGGCCGACGACGAGGACGCTCTGATCGCGGTTGCCGACGCCGCGTACGCTCCCGACAGTGGCTCACTGACCGGCATCGTCGTCGCCGGCCTCACCGGCGTCGACACGTTCGAGCGGGTGCTCGGCGCGCTCAGAGCAGCGGGGATCGGCGTCGACGCCGCGGGATTCGCCGCGGAGACGGCCCTGGTGGTGGTCGGTCGCCGTGACGGCCCGGACGCGGTGCGGGCCGTCGAGGCGGCGCTGGAGGCGTGA
- the cysS gene encoding cysteine--tRNA ligase, protein MTLRVTNTLTGEREAFEPRDPDSVLLYYCGLTTSDPAHLGHARGWVHVDVMHRWLAHLGYDVRHVENFTDVNEKIVARVGENGESEADVARHYVQSVIDDMRALNLRRAEVYPRVSEHVPEIVAMVETLIEKGYAYEANGSVYFDVTTFEEYGKLSNQQLDEIEAQGDPDEQSEKRNPADFALWKAGGVDPAAIEDHQHEGASPPEAACETAQTWDSPWSEGRPGWHIECSAMSTTHLGETIDIHVGGQDLVFPHHENEIAQSEAATGQQFARHWLHVRLLETKGEKMSSSLGNFFAVEAAVDEYGTDVVRTFLLSTAYHNSAVYSEATIDEAIERWETLERGYERAVRACDDVDAYATVEDDTLRTAVTTAREHFETAMNDDFNTREALAALTELVGAVNVHVDEQSSFDYRALREAVETIEELGGGVLGLSFGGSEGGDVSVAEDLVELLLDVREAERAAGNYERADELRDEVESLGVEVQDTDDGPTYRLG, encoded by the coding sequence ATGACGCTTCGCGTGACCAACACGCTCACCGGCGAGCGAGAGGCGTTCGAGCCACGGGATCCCGACTCCGTCCTGCTCTACTACTGTGGCCTGACGACCTCCGATCCCGCTCATCTGGGGCACGCTCGCGGGTGGGTCCACGTCGACGTGATGCATCGCTGGCTGGCGCACCTGGGCTACGACGTGCGTCACGTCGAGAACTTCACCGACGTCAACGAGAAGATCGTCGCCCGCGTGGGCGAGAACGGCGAGAGCGAGGCCGACGTGGCCCGCCACTACGTCCAGTCGGTGATCGACGACATGCGCGCGCTCAACCTCCGGCGCGCGGAGGTGTACCCGCGCGTCTCCGAACACGTCCCCGAGATCGTCGCGATGGTCGAGACGCTGATCGAGAAGGGCTACGCCTACGAGGCCAACGGCTCCGTGTACTTCGACGTGACGACCTTCGAGGAGTACGGGAAGCTCTCGAACCAGCAACTCGACGAGATCGAAGCCCAGGGCGACCCGGACGAGCAAAGCGAGAAGCGAAACCCCGCGGACTTCGCGCTGTGGAAGGCCGGCGGCGTCGATCCGGCGGCGATCGAAGACCACCAGCACGAAGGCGCGTCGCCCCCCGAAGCGGCCTGTGAGACCGCCCAGACCTGGGACTCCCCGTGGAGCGAGGGCCGACCCGGCTGGCACATCGAGTGCTCGGCGATGAGTACGACCCACCTCGGAGAGACCATCGACATCCACGTCGGCGGTCAGGACCTCGTCTTCCCTCATCACGAAAACGAGATCGCACAGAGCGAGGCCGCGACCGGCCAGCAGTTCGCGCGCCACTGGCTCCACGTCCGCCTCTTGGAGACCAAAGGCGAGAAGATGTCCTCGTCGCTGGGCAACTTCTTCGCCGTCGAGGCGGCCGTCGACGAGTACGGGACGGACGTGGTGCGAACGTTCCTGCTGTCGACGGCCTACCACAACAGCGCCGTCTACAGCGAGGCGACGATCGACGAGGCAATCGAGCGCTGGGAGACGCTCGAACGGGGCTACGAACGCGCCGTGCGGGCGTGTGACGACGTAGACGCGTACGCGACGGTCGAAGACGACACGCTCCGGACGGCCGTCACCACCGCCCGCGAGCACTTCGAGACGGCGATGAACGACGACTTCAACACCCGCGAGGCGCTCGCTGCGCTGACGGAACTTGTCGGTGCCGTCAACGTTCACGTCGACGAGCAGTCGTCGTTCGACTACCGGGCGCTTCGCGAGGCCGTCGAAACGATCGAGGAACTGGGCGGTGGCGTCCTCGGGCTCTCGTTTGGTGGCTCCGAGGGCGGCGACGTGTCGGTCGCCGAGGACCTCGTCGAACTGCTGCTGGACGTGCGCGAGGCCGAGCGAGCCGCCGGCAACTACGAGCGGGCGGACGAACTCCGAGACGAGGTCGAGTCTCTCGGCGTCGAAGTACAGGACACCGACGACGGCCCGACCTACCGGCTCGGATAG
- the corA gene encoding magnesium/cobalt transporter CorA, with protein sequence MIDAFVFGDDGISRYDELSAARDAEGTTWIHAPEVTDAELDAIAETFAIHPLTVEDLRNGVRAKTETFPEYTFVLLKTITLAGGETTFAEELSTTPIGLFVGHDWVVSVSPGAGSAVDRVRHAVEREDERLLQHGADFTAYRVIEVVVDDYFEVLDRVEDLIEAIEDEVIDSPDRETLERINAVRRDLLSFRKQIWPAREAVGVLARGDPPQVQPQTEKYFRDVYDHLVQLADLTETYRDLVSGARDIYLNALSQSTNEVMKTLTVVATIFIPLTFVAGVYGMNFDPAASPYNMPELGWAYGYPAVLVAMALIGVAMLAYFRRQDYL encoded by the coding sequence GTGATCGACGCGTTCGTCTTCGGCGACGACGGGATCAGCCGCTACGACGAACTCTCGGCGGCACGCGACGCCGAGGGCACGACCTGGATCCACGCGCCCGAGGTGACCGACGCGGAACTGGACGCCATCGCCGAGACGTTCGCCATCCACCCGCTCACCGTCGAGGACCTCCGGAACGGCGTTCGCGCCAAGACCGAGACGTTTCCGGAGTACACTTTCGTCTTGCTGAAGACGATCACGCTGGCCGGCGGTGAGACGACGTTCGCCGAAGAGCTCTCGACGACACCGATCGGACTGTTCGTCGGCCACGACTGGGTCGTCTCCGTCTCGCCGGGCGCTGGGTCGGCCGTCGACCGGGTCCGACACGCGGTCGAACGCGAGGACGAGCGACTGCTCCAGCACGGGGCCGACTTCACCGCCTACCGCGTCATCGAAGTCGTCGTCGACGACTACTTCGAGGTGCTGGACCGCGTCGAGGACCTCATCGAGGCGATCGAAGACGAGGTGATCGACTCGCCGGATCGGGAGACGCTCGAACGGATCAACGCGGTTCGGCGCGACCTGCTCTCCTTCCGGAAACAGATCTGGCCGGCCCGAGAGGCCGTCGGCGTCCTCGCGCGGGGCGATCCCCCGCAGGTCCAGCCACAGACCGAGAAGTACTTTCGGGACGTGTACGACCACCTCGTCCAGCTGGCCGACCTCACCGAGACGTATCGGGACCTCGTTTCGGGCGCGCGGGACATCTACCTCAACGCGCTCTCGCAGTCGACCAACGAGGTGATGAAGACGCTGACCGTCGTCGCGACGATCTTCATCCCGCTGACGTTCGTCGCTGGCGTCTACGGGATGAACTTCGATCCGGCCGCGAGCCCCTACAACATGCCCGAACTGGGATGGGCCTACGGTTACCCGGCGGTCCTCGTCGCGATGGCACTGATCGGCGTCGCGATGCTGGCGTACTTTCGCCGACAGGACTACTTATAG